Genomic DNA from Mesorhizobium sp. 131-2-1:
CATTCGGCAGCGCCGTTGCCGTGTCGCGAGCCGTCGAAACCGGCCGCAAGCCGCGCGCCGACGATCTGCGCAAGCTCGGCATGGACCCGGCCGCCTTCGCCAAGATCGGCCGCTTCTGATTCAGTTGTTCGCCTGGCGCCTGATATTGGCGCCGGGCCTATGTCCTGACGAAGGTGAGATAGGCCGGCCGCCGGCCCTCGCGAATGGCCTTCGCCTCGTAACGCGTGCCCGGCCAGCCATCATAGGGCCGATGCCAGTCGGCCGCTTCCTGCGCCTGCCATGCGAAGGCGCCATGTGCCCGACAGTGCAGCAGCGTCCAGTTGACATAGGTGTCGATGTCGGAGGCAAAGCGGAATTTTCCGCCCGGCTTCAGCACGCGGGCGAAACGGTCGAGATTGACCGGACCGACGAAGCGCCGCTTCCAGTGCTTCTTCTTTGGCCAGGGATCGGGATAGAGCAGGTCGATGCCGTCGAGCGACGCCGGCGGCAGCCAGTCAAGCAGCCGCGTGGCGTCGTCGTCATAGACCCTGAGATTGGTCAGCGGTTTTTCCCTGACCGCCATCATCAGTTTGGCCATGCCGTTGACGAACGGCTCGACGCCGATAAAGCCGGTTTGCTCAGCCGCCGTCGCGCGATGCAGCAAGTGCTCGCCGCCGCCAAAACCGATTTCAAGCTGAATCGCTGAAACATCGGCGGCAAACAGGGCGCGCAATTCCGCCGGCGGCTCGGCCGCCAGATCAAGCCGATAGGTCTGAAAACCGCTTTCCAGCGCCGCGGCCTGCTGCGGACGGATGGTCTTGCCGCGCCGGCGGCCGAAGAAAGCTTCGGTCGCGCGGCTCGGCCTGTCTTTTGGGTCCATGGACAGGTTTGCCGTCGCCGTCAGGCGGCGACCGCATCCTTCAGCGCCTTGGCGAGGTCGGTCTTCTCCCAGGAGAAGGAACCGTCGCGGCCGGCCTTGCGGCCGAAATGGCCATAGGACGAGGTTTTCGCGTAGATCGGCTTGTTGAGGTCGAGGTGGCGGCGGATGCCGGACGGCGACAGGTCCATCACCGTGCGCAACGCGTCCTCCAGCCTTGCCTCGTCGACCTTGCCGGTGCCGTGCAGGTCGACATAGACCGACAGCGGCTGGGCGACGCCGATGGCGTAGGACAGCTGGATGGTGCAGCGGTCGGCGAGCTTGGCGGCCACCACGTTCTTGGCGAGGTAGCGCGCCGCATAGGCGGCCGAGCGGTCGACCTTGGTGGTGTCCTTGCCGGAGAAGGCGCCGCCGCCATGAGGTGCTGCGCCGCCATAGGTGTCGACGATGATCTTGCGGCCGGTGAGGCCGGCATCGCCATCCGGACCGCCGATGACGAACTTGCCGGTCGGGTTGATGTACCAGTTGCAGTCGTCGGCGATCTTGAGGTCGCCCAGCGCCTCGCGGATATAGGGCTCGACGACCTTGCGGACCTTCTTGGAATCCCACGTCGCGTCGAGATGCTGGGTGGAAAGCACGATCTGCGTCGCTTCCGCGGCCTTGCCGTCGACATAGCGC
This window encodes:
- the trmB gene encoding tRNA (guanine(46)-N(7))-methyltransferase TrmB translates to MDPKDRPSRATEAFFGRRRGKTIRPQQAAALESGFQTYRLDLAAEPPAELRALFAADVSAIQLEIGFGGGEHLLHRATAAEQTGFIGVEPFVNGMAKLMMAVREKPLTNLRVYDDDATRLLDWLPPASLDGIDLLYPDPWPKKKHWKRRFVGPVNLDRFARVLKPGGKFRFASDIDTYVNWTLLHCRAHGAFAWQAQEAADWHRPYDGWPGTRYEAKAIREGRRPAYLTFVRT
- the metK gene encoding methionine adenosyltransferase translates to MTRQNYFFTSESVAEGHPDKVCDRISDEIVDLVYREAKKTGMDPWKVRVACETLATTNRVVIAGEVRVPETLLKKDKAGNILKDAAGHPVVNPAKFKSVARKAIREIGYEQAGFHWKTAKIEVLLHGQSPDIGQGVDNAADRQGEEGAGDQGIMFGYACRETPDLMPAPIYYSHKILELLAAARHENNGEAGKLGPDAKSQVTVRYVDGKAAEATQIVLSTQHLDATWDSKKVRKVVEPYIREALGDLKIADDCNWYINPTGKFVIGGPDGDAGLTGRKIIVDTYGGAAPHGGGAFSGKDTTKVDRSAAYAARYLAKNVVAAKLADRCTIQLSYAIGVAQPLSVYVDLHGTGKVDEARLEDALRTVMDLSPSGIRRHLDLNKPIYAKTSSYGHFGRKAGRDGSFSWEKTDLAKALKDAVAA